The Deinococcus malanensis sequence CCGATCATGCCGCCGAAGCTGGGCGTGTCGCGTTGGGGGTACAGCACGACCGTGCCGTGTTCCACCTCGAAGCGGACTCGGTCGCCGTCCTGCACACCGAGGCGTTCACGGATTTCGCGGGGGAGGGTCACCTGCCCTTTACTGGTGATCTTGGCCGTAATCGTTCCCATGCCGTGATTGTATTCCTTACGCGTATGTCTTACCAGAAGGCAAGGCTCATCCACGACCGCCCCTGGCCTGCCTGCTCCCTGTTGCGTCTCACCCGCCACACTGTTGGCGAAGGACGTCCTGTGCGCTTCAACTGTGACTGATCACGGCCGGACAGTCACTCCAGGCTCAAACCCACCGAACTCAATCTGCCCGCTGTGAACGACGAGACCGCCCCGTGCGGGAAGGGCATATACCGGGCGCTGATGAAGGTCCGCATACGCCTGAACCTGTGCGTGCTGCTCAGGCTGGTAATGACACCAGACGTCATGACCACCTAGGAAGTTCAGGGCAGTCGTGCTCTGCAGGCCGATGACATCAGCATCATCGTGCGCGCAGGACAGAATGTCAGACCCCATCAGGATGGCTCCGGCGCTGCCGCCATACACAGCTCCGCCGCCAAAGGCATACCGCTTCAGGGCAGCGTCGAGAGAATGCTCGCGGAGCAGGTGCAACAGTCTGAAGGTATTTCCGCCACCGATATAGACCCCGTCGAATTCACTCAAGTCTCCCGGGTCGTGACTGGCAAGGTCAGAAAGGTCAACTCCAGAACCCAACGGGTTGGACCGCTCTCTATGGGGATCGCAGTCCGCTGACCTCTAAAGGCGGGATAACTCACCCTGCACATGCAGCGTGTTCAGTCATGCGATCCACCCTGATTTCCCGCACGGCCGCCTGCAGAGCGCTCTCCCCAGGTTCGACACCACCCTTCGGGAGTGCCACGACGTCGAACTCAGGTTCATGCTGTGCGCCCCGGACATCCCGGAGGATCCAGGCTCCAGCACCACTGCAGGATGTCCTTCCGCCTCCTCTGATGAACCCCAGAGCCCTCAAGGCAGCGTTCCCGCGCGAACAATCGGTCGTTGCTGGTCGCTCCCGTGCCAGTCGAACCGGATGACAAAGTACCCGCAGCGGTCATGCCGCTGCGCCCAGTAAAACCGCTCATCCGCTCGCGTCGCAAAATTCTCCATCACGAACGTGTCATCCAGCGGCCCACACCCAGGCCGCTCAGCGATCTTCAGCTTCAAGATGCGCGACCGACCCGTCGAGGTGTTCACGACCTGGAACTCCAGGTTGACCGGATCATTGGGAGCGCCCGCTTTCGTCGGCCTGGTCTGCTGGTCATCCTGAAGCTCCTGGGCGGAAATCATGGACCGGGCCAACACATCGCAGCGGGAGAGCCGACAGGCGATCACACGCCGGTGCTCCCGGGCACGCCGGCGAATGGTGCCCGGGCCTCCCGGAGCCGGGCGTCCCGCGAATGAGCCTCGTCCCAGGTGTCCGGAAGGCCGCATTGACGCTGCACATCACGGCCTCCGTGGGTTGGGTCGGGGCGGCGATCTCGTACCTGGTGCTGGCCGTGGCGGCCATGAACAGTCACGACGTGCAGATGCTGCGCACCGCCTGGATGGGAATGGAGGTCATCGCGTGATACGCCATGGTGCCACTGAGTGTGCTGGCGTTGCTGAGTGGCGTGGCGCAGGCGCTGCTGACGCCCTGGGGCTTGTTCAGGCATTACTGGGTGGTGTTCAAGTTGCTGCTGACGGTCGTGGCGACGGTGGTGCAGCTGTTGACCATGCCGGAGATCAGCGTGATGGCGAATGTCGCGGCGAGGTCGGTGCCCAACGGTGATGCGGCGCCTGGACTTGAAGGTCAGTTGCTCCACCCTGGTGCTGGCCTGGTGGTGTTGCTGGTGATTACGGTGTTGTCGGTCGTGAAGCCGCGTGGGTTGACGCTGTCCGGTCAGCCGAAGCAAGCGGCGCAGCGCAGCAGTTCACGCCCGTAGGCCATGAGTTCAGGTGTGGTGGCTACCGGGTGAAGCAGCCTGATGTGACCGCACACGGCTCATCGAGCAGTGATCGGCACGGCCTTGACCCTCTCAAACAGCCCTCAGACGCCTGAAACATCCGGCGGGCGGTGGTATTCCAGCAGCGCTGCCGGGGTGAAGGTTCCTGGTTTCAACCCGAGCGCTTTGAGTTCGTCGGTGGTGGCCAGCTCCGGCGGGTAAGTGTCGTGGTATTTGGTGATGGAGGGGCTGGGTTTGCGCATGTGCAGTGCTGGGGTGCGGGCCACCACCGGGAGGCGATCCCGTGGAGCGTACCGTAGCACTTTGCGCGACCCTGTGGGGGCCTGATAGGCCTGGGGGTAAACAGTCCGGATATACCGGCAGTCGGTCAGCTTCCCTGAAACTACCTGTTTTTGATCTTAATGTTGTCCGGTCCAGCACCCTTTAGCCCAGGCAATGACAGGGTCTGTCCCGTCGACTGCACACTGACGCTCAGCCGGAAGGTAGCCAGGAACTTGGAGAGTGTCAGGTCGTCGTTTCCTGGAAGCTCGATGATCAGTTGCCCGCCCCGCAGGAAGCCGTTGTAACGACTCAGCAGGGCAGGGAACGTGCCTCGCCGGAATTCCTCATCAGTCTGGGAAAACAACACCACCACCGGTCCGTTGTGGCGCGGGACCAGTTGCACGTCGAACCTGCCGCCGTCCCTTTCCCCGTAGCCGACCTTTGTCTGGAAATCACGGTCCCAGACGATTAACTGCAGGGCCCCCGCCGGGGAGGCGAGAACCAGCAGGAGCAGGGGTATCAGAAGTCGGGGCATTTTCATGGGGTATCCAATCTTTTAGCGAAGGAAAGTAAGTTGACCTGCGTTCCGACATGTCACTCTGACAGCAGATCTACCTGTGCACTCCTATCCTAGCGACAGAAGTTGACAAAACACTGAACCAGATCATGGCCGGGACCATGATCTGGTGGCTGCCGAAGAGATGAATACGTGGCGCTGAGTATCCGTCGGGCAGGATTTGCTTGTAGACGCTTGACTGCGCTACCGAAGCGGGCGCCGGTCGTGTCCGCGCACTGTGCCGCGCTGTGTGCGGCCGGGGCTGCGCCGATCCGGGCCGGGGAGCCCGGGTACAGCACGAAGCTGGACCGCGACCGTGACGGTATCGGCGGCAAGTGCCCGCCAGGCAGGAGTGTCGTTCGGCGAACGGTGATGGCAGGATGGCGGCATGCCCATACCCTTGACTCCGCCCTGCAGAATCAACGGACCATCACCCTCGCTTGCGATGGTCCGGCCGTGATCGTCCGCTTCGATGGCCAGACCGTCGTCGTAACCGGTGCGGCGCATGGCTTCGGTCGAGCCATCAGCCTGGCGTTTGCGGTCAGGGGTGCGAGGGTCTGGGCCTGTGACGTGAACGAAGCTGGGCTACGGGAAACGGAAGCCCTGGCGGTTCAAGAAGGCGCTTCGTTGCAGGTTCGCACGGTGGATGTCTCCAACCGGCGGGCGGTGCAGGCCCTGGTTCAGGAGGCTTCAGGGGGAGAGCGGGTGGATGTACTGGTGAATAACGCGGGTGGCGTGCTTGGTCAGGTGGGCCGGCCAGTGGAGGAAATCAGTCAGGACGACTGGCACGCGCTGTTCCGAGTAAACGTGGACGGCGCGTTTTATTTCAGTCAGGCGGTCGCGCCGATCATGAAGGCGCGGGGTGCTGGGCGCATCGTGAACATCAGCAGCGGGGCGGGGGTGGGCGTGAGTCTGACAGGCGTTCAGGCGTACGCGAGCGCGAAGGCCGCGCAGATTGGTCTGACCCGGCAGCTGGCCCACGAACTCGGCGCATGGGGCATCACGGTGAACAGCGTCGCGCCCGGGTTCGTGCGGAGCAACCCCACCACCGAGCGGCAGTGGGAAAGTTACGGCGAGGACGGGCAACGCCGCTTGATCGAGAACATCGCCTTGAAGCGCCTCGGCAGTCCGGAGGACATCGCTCACGCGGTCCTGTTCTTCGCGTCCGAGTATGCCGGCTGGGTGACCGGTCAGGTGCTCAGCGTGGATGGAGGCAAATGACGGGCGACAGCCATCCTGCGGGAGTACCAGTCAGACGTCATCTAGACACCGCCGCTGCCAAAACACCTGCCGTGACCATCATTCCGTGACGCACTGTCCTTACATCCGTCTCGTCTGGTCTCACGAGACGGGTACATTGGAGGGAATGCAACTCCTGTTTGTTCCCATACGTTGCCTGCAGTCGGCTGCCTGCTGGTGCGCTGATGCCGTTCCTCTGTACGCATCTGGCTGATGTCCTGCGTCGTGATTAGGACCTAACCTGACGAAGGCTGAAATTTTTTCCAGACCGCATGAGGGGTTTCTGAAGCCGCAACTCAGCGGCTTGCGGCACAGTCTGCTTCTGAGCGGGGTAGGCAGAAGGGGCCTGTCCGTGTCGTGACTTCAACCTGGAGCGTTACCGGGAGGAGCGCCGCAGGTACCGTTCGGCCAAAGCCAACGTGACCAACCAGCGCGACCAGGCCACCACGACATTACTGGCGTCGAAGTCCAGCCACGGACTCAGCGCCAGCAATTGCACCCGCAAGCTCACAGCCCGCCCCACGTCGCGTTCGCGGCGACCAGCAGCACGATCAGGGGTTGAGGCCTGCGCGCCTGCATAGCGAACGAGAAGGAGAACGCCCCGTATGCCATGGTCACCACGCGTATTCCGTCGAGGTTATCTCCTGGCAGAGCGTATAGCTGGCTTAGCCACTTGGACAGGGACACCACTGCTACGCCGGCGTCAATGGTGAGGACGTGCGGGGCCAGGTCCAGGCGGAGCGCAGGATGAAGGCCAGAAGCAGCACCTCGAGTCCGATGGAGATGCCGTAGAAGGCGGCCCACTCCCAGGTCGCCCCTGCTGCGTTGAACATCGAGTAGGGGATGAGGAGCGATGCAACGACGAGGTTCGTGGGGCGGTTCACCCGGGCGGGCAGCGTCATGGAGAGCCACACCATCATGGCCGGGATCGACACAGACACGAGGAAAATGGTCAACAACGTCGAGCTGATGTCGAACTTCCAGATGAGGCCAACCAGGATGCCGTCGACGACGCCGGGCTTGTAGAAATTTAAGATGTCGACGTAGATGTAGAGGAACATGAAGCTGGCCCAGGCTGCCGTGAGCTTGGCTTGCACCGGGATCTGCGGGTCCTTCAAAGTGCTATTGATGGGGACATGTCGTGTCATGTTCTCCTCCTTACATTCGGTTGGTGAGGCTCACGCCTCGGGTAGCGACGTGCAACCCTGCATGGAGTGTGTGCGGCGACCCACAAGACGCTTTCGGGGAATTGACAAGTTTTCTTGACAGGCGTTAGGCGTGGTCTTGGCAAGGCTGCTTACACTGAAAGACGTGAACCCAGGCCAACTCGTATTGATCGTGGAAGACGAGCCGGATATTGCCGAGTTGCTGGAGGTGTACCTGCGCCGCGAGCAGTTCCGCACTGAACGGGCCAGTACCGGCTCAGCGGCCGTGCAACTGCATCGCACGGCCCGGCCTGATCTGGTCTTGCTGGATGTCAATCTGCCCGAATTTGACGGCTTTGAAGTGCTGCGGCTCATCCGGGAGACGGCAGGAACACCCGTCATCATGGTCACGGCGTTCGCGGAAGACTTGGACACGCTTCTGGGCCTCAAAATGGGCGCGGACGACTATGTGGTCAAGCCCTTTAGCCCCCTGGAGGTGGTTGCCCGCGTCAAAGCGGTGCTGCGCCGTGCCGGAACACAGACCACCGGGCAACCGCTTCGGTTAAGCGGGGTCGAACTCGATCCGTTGGCCGTGCGGGTGCGGGTTCTTGGTCAGCGCCTCGACGTGACCATGACCGAGTACCGCTTGCTGGAACACCTGCTGCGGCACCGGGGCCGGGTGTGTTCCCGTGCCGAACTGCTCGAAGTGGCCCTGCCCGACTCGGACGCGCTGGAACGGGTAATCGACACCCACCTGTGGAATCTGCGCCGGAAACTGGAGGGCGCGGGCCAGCCCAATATTATTCAGACGGTGCGCGGCGTGGGCTTCCGGCTGGCAGACGAATGAGGCGGACTGCGCTCCACTCGTGCACATTTGGCACCCCCACCGGATGTTCGTCCATACCGTGGGACCCGTGCTCGTCCCTCCATGCGCTGCTACGCAGCTGTTCCAGTTTGCCCTGGTCGAAGGCTGAACTGTATGGCTTTCAATAGGAATCTTTATGAAGCTGCAGCCTGAGACGCCCTGGCAAGCCATGCGGCGCGCTTGGAACTCGCTGGCCGCAGACCTCTACAAAACCATGCTGGGGTTGGTGCTGCTGACCTCGCTGACCGTGTTCGTCATTCTCAGTTACGCCTGGTCAGCTTTTATGGATGAGGTGCAGCGTCAGACCCAGCAGTTGCTGACGGCCCGGTTTCAGCTGTCCCCCAGTCAACTTGACCCCCTGTTGATGCAGGCGAGACAGCTGTCTGGGACCAGCCTAGATGTGGATCAGATCCGGTCCCTGTTCGTGTTCGGCTTGGTGCTGCTCTTCACCGTGCTGTCCCTGCTCGCGTGGTGGTCGGCCCGGCGTTTTGCTCGCCCTTTGACACATCTCTCCGCTGCCGCGAACCGGCTGACTTCTGGGGACTTCACGGCCCGCGCCGCGTTGAGCCGCAGTCTGACCCGGCGCAGCGACGAAACAGCGAGGCTCCTGAGAGATTTTAACGTCATGGCCGCATCCCTAGAGCGGCTGGAGCATGAACGGCGCTATAGCGTGGCTGCCATTGCCCACGAACTCCGCACGCCAGTGACGGTGCTGCGCGGGCGGCTGGAAGCTGTGCGGGACGGCGTGTTGCCGGCTCACCCGCAGGAACTGGACAAATTGATCGGTCATGCCGACCTGCTGTCCGAGCTGATTGAGGATTTGCAGCTTCTCTCGCTGGCTGAAGCGGGCGAATTGCGGCTCGAACTTGGGCCAGTGGAGATGCAGGATGTCCTGATCCGTCTGCACGCCGATCACCTGCCGACGGCCCAGGCACAGGGCGTCGATCTTCTCCTGGAACTCTGTCCCGAACCGGTCATGGTGACCGGTGACCGGCGCCGGTTGCAGCAGGTCGTCCATAACCTGCTGACCAACGCCCTGCGCCACACGCCCCCGCACGGCACGGTCTGGATCAAGCTTGAGGTGGAAGCGGGGGCCGTCCACATCGAGATTCACAACACAGGCACAGGGTTCACCGCAGAAGCCCTGAATCGGGCGTTCGAACGGTTTTACAGCGGCCCTGACCGGGAACGCGGGCGCGGCGGAAGTGGGCTGGGGCTGGCCATCTCGAAATCATTGATCGAAGTTCACGGCGGGTGCATGAGGCTGTTCAACACCGAAACTGGAGCGGGGGTGCAGA is a genomic window containing:
- a CDS encoding AbrB/MazE/SpoVT family DNA-binding domain-containing protein; translation: MGTITAKITSKGQVTLPREIRERLGVQDGDRVRFEVEHGTVVLYPQRDTPSFGGMIGLDPLPAGQDACQRVDDLRHDPDDTAALRSAPAHPNVTLLDDH
- a CDS encoding Type 1 glutamine amidotransferase-like domain-containing protein, whose translation is MSEFDGVYIGGGNTFRLLHLLREHSLDAALKRYAFGGGAVYGGSAGAILMGSDILSCAHDDADVIGLQSTTALNFLGGHDVWCHYQPEQHAQVQAYADLHQRPVYALPARGGLVVHSGQIEFGGFEPGVTVRP
- a CDS encoding NUDIX domain-containing protein — encoded protein: MRALGFIRGGGRTSCSGAGAWILRDVRGAQHEPEFDVVALPKGGVEPGESALQAAVREIRVDRMTEHAACAG
- a CDS encoding SDR family oxidoreductase, yielding MTALPKRAPVVSAHCAALCAAGAAPIRAGEPGYSTKLDRDRDGIGGKCPPGRSVVRRTVMAGWRHAHTLDSALQNQRTITLACDGPAVIVRFDGQTVVVTGAAHGFGRAISLAFAVRGARVWACDVNEAGLRETEALAVQEGASLQVRTVDVSNRRAVQALVQEASGGERVDVLVNNAGGVLGQVGRPVEEISQDDWHALFRVNVDGAFYFSQAVAPIMKARGAGRIVNISSGAGVGVSLTGVQAYASAKAAQIGLTRQLAHELGAWGITVNSVAPGFVRSNPTTERQWESYGEDGQRRLIENIALKRLGSPEDIAHAVLFFASEYAGWVTGQVLSVDGGK
- a CDS encoding DUF6326 family protein, yielding MTRHVPINSTLKDPQIPVQAKLTAAWASFMFLYIYVDILNFYKPGVVDGILVGLIWKFDISSTLLTIFLVSVSIPAMMVWLSMTLPARVNRPTNLVVASLLIPYSMFNAAGATWEWAAFYGISIGLEVLLLAFILRSAWTWPRTSSPLTPA
- a CDS encoding response regulator transcription factor — its product is MNPGQLVLIVEDEPDIAELLEVYLRREQFRTERASTGSAAVQLHRTARPDLVLLDVNLPEFDGFEVLRLIRETAGTPVIMVTAFAEDLDTLLGLKMGADDYVVKPFSPLEVVARVKAVLRRAGTQTTGQPLRLSGVELDPLAVRVRVLGQRLDVTMTEYRLLEHLLRHRGRVCSRAELLEVALPDSDALERVIDTHLWNLRRKLEGAGQPNIIQTVRGVGFRLADE
- a CDS encoding sensor histidine kinase, with the protein product MKLQPETPWQAMRRAWNSLAADLYKTMLGLVLLTSLTVFVILSYAWSAFMDEVQRQTQQLLTARFQLSPSQLDPLLMQARQLSGTSLDVDQIRSLFVFGLVLLFTVLSLLAWWSARRFARPLTHLSAAANRLTSGDFTARAALSRSLTRRSDETARLLRDFNVMAASLERLEHERRYSVAAIAHELRTPVTVLRGRLEAVRDGVLPAHPQELDKLIGHADLLSELIEDLQLLSLAEAGELRLELGPVEMQDVLIRLHADHLPTAQAQGVDLLLELCPEPVMVTGDRRRLQQVVHNLLTNALRHTPPHGTVWIKLEVEAGAVHIEIHNTGTGFTAEALNRAFERFYSGPDRERGRGGSGLGLAISKSLIEVHGGCMRLFNTETGAGVQITLNPLAGDEGPAGARPRF